From a region of the Solanum stenotomum isolate F172 chromosome 2, ASM1918654v1, whole genome shotgun sequence genome:
- the LOC125856532 gene encoding tyrosine-protein phosphatase DSP3-like has product MCVILEKEGDDDGVLLVSPNNFSAVEDNCIYRSGLPQPSNFPFLQSLNLRSIIYLCPEPYPEENLEFLRINNIKLFQFGIDGTKEPSSMSSSAITEALKVITDVRNHPVLIHCKRGKHRTGCLVGCLRKLQNWCMSAVVEEYKHFAGTKWRETDVKFLEKYDVSRIRHCLESIIYRYYGSKKRRLQYREESLQKPQMTSVL; this is encoded by the exons ATGTGTGTGATTTTGGAAAAAGAGGGTGATGATGATGGTGTGCTGTTGGTTTCACCGAATAATTTTTCTGCTGTTGAAGATAACTGCATTTACAGATCTGGATTACCTCAACCGTCTAATTTCCCCTTTCTTCAATCCCTTAATCTTCGATCCATCAT ATATTTGTGCCCTGAGCCTTATCCTGAAGAGAATTTGGAGTTTCTGAGAATTAATAATATCAAGCTTTTTCAGTTTGGTATTGATGGCactaag GAGCCATCATCTATGTCCAGCAGTGCTATAACAGAGGCTCTGAAAGTGATTACTG ATGTCAGGAATCACCCTGTTCTCATCCATTGTAAGCGCGGAAAG CACCGTACTGGTTGCCTGGTTGGATGCCTGAGGAAATTGCAGAACTGGTGTATGTCTGCTGTGGTGGAGGAGTACAAGCATTTTGCTGGCACAAAGTGGAGAGAAACCGATGTCAAATTTCTGGAGAAATATGACGTTTCACGCATTAGGCATTGTCTTGAGAGCATTATCTACAGGTACTATGGGTCGAAGAAGAGGCGCTTGCAGTACAGAGAAGAAAGTCTGCAGAAGCCCCAGATGACTTCAGTTCTATAG